The following proteins are encoded in a genomic region of Lactiplantibacillus plantarum:
- a CDS encoding carbonic anhydrase family protein, with protein MTFDYAHQTDWPMTSGQHQSPIDIQTQHVQSSQLSAINWRGLYQAKTITGEATTLKASGIGAAYLNDRDFAFQQIHFHTPAEHLIDGQAAPIEWHLVHQSATGQLAVVAVFGRIGKPNSSLQGLLDQFTAQTSHELTTPVNLTELLPDTGTVYHYLGSLTTPPLSETVEWYVCADTVMIGEQQLAAYQQLFAANNRKIQPLNDRPIIAERF; from the coding sequence ATGACATTTGATTATGCACACCAAACTGATTGGCCCATGACTAGTGGTCAACATCAGTCACCAATCGATATTCAAACACAACACGTTCAGTCTTCACAGCTATCCGCCATCAACTGGCGAGGCTTGTACCAAGCCAAAACGATTACGGGCGAAGCGACGACTTTGAAGGCTAGTGGAATTGGTGCCGCTTATTTGAACGACCGCGACTTTGCCTTTCAACAGATTCACTTTCATACGCCGGCAGAACACTTAATCGATGGGCAAGCCGCACCAATCGAATGGCATCTCGTTCATCAAAGTGCTACCGGCCAGCTCGCCGTCGTCGCCGTTTTTGGACGGATTGGCAAGCCTAATTCTAGTTTACAAGGCTTACTTGACCAGTTCACAGCCCAAACGAGCCATGAACTGACAACACCGGTCAACTTAACTGAGCTCCTCCCAGATACCGGGACGGTCTATCACTACTTGGGCTCATTGACGACGCCGCCACTAAGTGAAACCGTTGAATGGTATGTCTGTGCCGATACTGTCATGATTGGTGAACAACAATTAGCTGCTTATCAGCAATTATTTGCCGCTAATAACCGCAAGATTCAACCGTTAAACGATCGGCCAATCATTGCCGAACGTTTCTAA
- a CDS encoding NADPH-dependent FMN reductase gives MHKFIAMVGTNSDESTNRKLLQYMQSHYADQAEIELMEIKGLPIFNKPENHEIPAQAQAMADKIEQADGVIISTPEYDHSAPAALLNALEWLSFHIQPFVDKPVMIIGASYGALGTSRAQAHLRQVLDSPELRARIMPSSEFMLGHSLQAFDDQGNLTDQQKATKLDGLFKDFQVFVEITKKLKNANATTYEEVREMDWEKL, from the coding sequence ATGCACAAATTTATCGCGATGGTTGGAACCAATTCAGATGAGTCGACCAACCGTAAGTTGTTGCAATATATGCAGTCCCACTATGCGGATCAAGCAGAGATTGAATTAATGGAAATCAAGGGTCTACCAATCTTCAATAAGCCCGAAAATCATGAAATTCCGGCACAGGCGCAAGCAATGGCGGATAAGATCGAACAAGCTGATGGTGTGATTATTAGTACACCAGAGTATGATCATTCGGCTCCCGCGGCATTACTGAATGCTCTCGAATGGTTATCATTCCATATCCAGCCCTTCGTGGACAAACCCGTCATGATTATTGGGGCCTCATACGGGGCACTCGGCACATCACGGGCTCAAGCACATCTGCGGCAAGTTTTGGATTCACCAGAATTACGGGCGCGGATCATGCCAAGTTCAGAATTTATGCTTGGTCATTCATTGCAAGCCTTTGATGACCAGGGGAATTTAACGGACCAACAGAAAGCGACGAAGCTCGATGGGTTGTTCAAGGATTTCCAAGTCTTTGTCGAAATCACGAAAAAATTAAAGAATGCCAACGCGACGACGTATGAAGAAGTTCGTGAAATGGATTGGGAAAAATTATAG
- a CDS encoding tyrosine-protein phosphatase — protein sequence MTNQRVLTVPGGINFRELGGYSTKDGRKIKWHKVIRTGGLDQLTSAGQALLDDYGVRYDIDFRSPQEVLDAPDRIPANAKYVYAPVFNVDETRNSDGTDKMTANLEKHPDSGFKHMLKVYQMVADEQHAKDEYRRFFDNLLANDQPDSTLLFHCTAGKDRTGMGAVYLLTALGVDFETIKQDYLLTNQASIGRINGAMAEARAQGASDATVESIRALWSVDAAYLDAAMTEIKRQSGNLNHYLHTELKLTNNEINDLQRIYLE from the coding sequence ATGACAAATCAACGTGTATTAACTGTACCAGGTGGCATTAATTTCCGTGAACTCGGTGGTTACTCGACTAAAGACGGTCGAAAAATCAAGTGGCATAAGGTCATTCGGACTGGTGGGCTTGATCAATTAACGTCAGCCGGCCAAGCTTTGCTGGATGATTATGGCGTCCGCTACGATATTGACTTTCGTTCACCACAAGAAGTCTTAGATGCGCCAGATCGAATTCCTGCCAATGCTAAGTACGTGTACGCACCAGTGTTCAATGTGGACGAAACGCGGAATTCTGACGGTACTGACAAGATGACGGCTAACTTGGAGAAGCATCCAGATAGTGGATTCAAGCACATGCTAAAGGTCTATCAGATGGTGGCCGACGAGCAACATGCCAAGGACGAGTATCGCCGGTTCTTTGATAATCTACTTGCAAATGATCAACCCGATTCGACGTTACTATTTCACTGCACTGCGGGAAAAGATCGGACCGGAATGGGGGCGGTATACCTGTTAACCGCACTCGGAGTCGATTTTGAAACGATCAAGCAGGATTATCTCTTAACTAATCAGGCTTCGATTGGCCGGATCAATGGTGCGATGGCCGAAGCACGTGCTCAGGGCGCATCAGATGCAACGGTCGAAAGTATTCGGGCCCTCTGGTCAGTTGATGCGGCTTATTTGGACGCCGCTATGACCGAAATTAAACGACAATCGGGTAATTTAAACCACTATTTACACACTGAGCTTAAATTAACTAACAATGAAATCAATGATTTGCAACGGATTTATTTAGAATAG
- a CDS encoding alpha/beta hydrolase: MPKKVIWGLIASGLFLLLIVGLGLTTQIHQDKVSHVITAQKRPLIMIGGSSSTRTDFDDIIRSLNEQQHHPLITLTVKANQKLAFKEKRVENTNLNDALIVIFFEDSTDSTENIMTQTNGLAKAIRYLQRHQHLTTANALGYSNGGLIWSRYLAGLSSSKPLAVHDLMLIGTPFLGTDAAHPDKTLYTSLLDHKNQFKKLHAVINIAGDTGEGNDDIVPLSSVNAGGNLFMNNVTRYTAMTVNQKSISHGDLLHEAYVARLIRQNLINQ, from the coding sequence ATGCCTAAGAAAGTAATCTGGGGCTTGATTGCAAGTGGCCTATTTCTTTTATTGATCGTCGGTCTCGGACTGACAACACAAATCCATCAAGATAAAGTCAGTCACGTGATTACTGCGCAAAAACGGCCATTGATCATGATTGGAGGTAGTAGCAGCACGCGGACTGACTTTGATGACATCATCCGTTCACTTAATGAGCAACAGCACCATCCGCTCATCACCCTGACTGTTAAGGCGAACCAAAAATTGGCGTTTAAAGAAAAACGCGTCGAGAACACCAACCTTAACGATGCCCTCATCGTGATCTTTTTCGAAGATAGCACGGACTCAACAGAGAACATTATGACCCAAACGAACGGCTTAGCCAAAGCTATTCGTTATTTGCAACGTCACCAACATCTCACCACGGCCAACGCACTCGGTTATTCAAATGGTGGCCTGATCTGGAGTCGCTATCTAGCAGGTTTGAGCTCGTCCAAACCATTAGCAGTCCACGATTTGATGTTGATTGGCACCCCATTCTTGGGTACTGATGCTGCACATCCTGATAAGACGCTCTATACATCACTTCTTGATCACAAGAACCAATTCAAGAAATTGCATGCGGTCATCAACATTGCCGGTGACACTGGCGAGGGTAACGACGATATCGTACCGCTCAGCAGTGTGAACGCTGGTGGCAACTTATTTATGAACAATGTTACCCGCTACACCGCCATGACTGTTAACCAAAAATCAATTAGTCACGGTGACCTGCTTCACGAAGCATATGTTGCCCGGCTCATTCGTCAAAATCTGATCAATCAATAA
- a CDS encoding asparaginase, translating to MKKILVLHTGGTIAMSADESGNVTPGDENPLDNYQSSFGTDIELETEDVFNVPSPHITPARMLQLKQRIDKAAHEGVDGVVVTHGTDTLEETAYFLDLTLPNELPVVITGAMRSANEIGSDGLHNLETAIQTASTPDAAEKGVLVVMNDEIHSARYVTKTHTTNVATFRTPTFGPIGLVANKGIVFFESLLRSTVCPIQTVTDNVFLIKAYAGMGPELFDAIAQPTTHGVVIEALGAGNLPPATLPAVQKLLDMQIPVVLVSRCFNGIAQDVYAYEGGGVQLKQMGVIFCQGLNGQKARIKLLVGVSAGMSTDELARFVATANS from the coding sequence TTGAAGAAGATTTTGGTATTACACACTGGTGGCACCATTGCGATGTCGGCCGATGAATCCGGCAATGTGACCCCCGGAGATGAAAATCCTTTAGACAATTATCAGAGTTCATTTGGCACGGATATTGAGTTAGAGACTGAGGACGTCTTTAACGTGCCGTCGCCGCACATCACCCCGGCACGGATGTTGCAGTTAAAGCAACGGATCGATAAGGCCGCACACGAAGGGGTCGATGGGGTGGTTGTGACTCACGGTACGGATACGCTAGAAGAAACGGCGTATTTTCTAGATCTTACTTTACCGAATGAGCTCCCCGTTGTGATTACCGGCGCAATGCGGTCCGCCAATGAGATTGGGTCGGATGGTCTGCATAATCTCGAAACGGCGATTCAAACGGCTAGTACACCGGATGCGGCCGAAAAAGGTGTTTTAGTGGTTATGAATGATGAAATCCACTCGGCCCGCTACGTCACTAAGACGCATACGACCAACGTGGCCACTTTTAGAACACCGACTTTTGGCCCGATTGGGTTAGTCGCTAATAAAGGCATTGTCTTTTTTGAATCATTACTACGGTCAACGGTTTGCCCGATTCAAACGGTCACGGATAATGTTTTTCTGATCAAAGCATATGCCGGGATGGGACCAGAACTATTTGACGCCATTGCACAACCCACGACTCATGGCGTAGTCATTGAAGCATTGGGAGCGGGGAATTTGCCACCGGCGACGTTACCAGCTGTGCAAAAATTATTAGACATGCAGATTCCGGTTGTACTGGTTTCCCGGTGCTTCAACGGTATCGCTCAGGATGTCTATGCTTATGAAGGTGGCGGTGTTCAATTGAAACAAATGGGTGTGATTTTTTGTCAGGGATTGAATGGACAAAAAGCCCGGATTAAGTTACTGGTGGGTGTCAGTGCCGGTATGTCGACCGATGAGCTAGCTCGATTTGTAGCGACTGCCAATTCATAA
- a CDS encoding lipoate--protein ligase, giving the protein MRYLASSSHDIRTNLAIETYLMEHADLTEPILYFYINAPCIIVGRYQNVKAEINQDYVDAHHITLTRRTSGGGAVYDDLGNVSFSFITKDDGDGFGNFKRFTAPVLKALHAMGATGATMSGRNDLLIDGKKFSGNAMHVENGRMFSHGTLMYDVDQTQIAKALTVPTDKLVSKGIKSVRSRVTNLKPYMAPAYQHLTIEEFRDTLAREILGVADLSQAKTYQLDETALAGVAALNQQYFTNWDWIYGQSPAFTVKQRRHFDAGTVEFQLNVVAGRIEAVTIYGDFFGAEPIAPVVARLTGVKYERQAIMTALAPLDLTHYFGRIAPADLIDLIVAS; this is encoded by the coding sequence ATGCGCTATCTTGCAAGCTCCAGCCATGATATTCGCACGAATCTTGCCATTGAGACTTACTTGATGGAACATGCCGATTTGACGGAACCGATTCTATACTTTTACATTAACGCCCCCTGCATCATTGTTGGCCGTTACCAAAATGTCAAGGCAGAGATTAACCAGGACTATGTTGACGCACACCACATTACATTGACGCGGCGAACTTCTGGTGGTGGAGCGGTTTATGATGACCTTGGAAATGTCAGTTTTAGTTTTATTACTAAGGACGACGGGGACGGTTTTGGTAACTTTAAGCGGTTCACAGCACCAGTTCTAAAGGCTTTACACGCGATGGGGGCCACTGGTGCGACGATGAGTGGCCGCAATGATTTATTGATTGATGGCAAGAAGTTCTCAGGAAATGCCATGCACGTTGAGAATGGCCGGATGTTCTCCCATGGAACGCTGATGTATGATGTCGACCAGACGCAAATTGCGAAAGCTCTTACGGTGCCGACCGATAAGTTGGTCTCTAAGGGTATCAAGTCGGTCCGAAGTCGAGTCACGAACTTGAAACCGTACATGGCGCCGGCTTATCAGCACTTGACGATTGAGGAATTTCGCGATACGTTGGCCCGTGAAATCCTGGGCGTGGCTGATTTGAGTCAAGCTAAGACGTATCAGTTAGATGAAACGGCACTGGCAGGGGTAGCAGCACTGAACCAACAATATTTTACCAACTGGGATTGGATTTACGGTCAGTCACCAGCGTTTACAGTTAAGCAGCGCCGGCATTTTGATGCTGGGACCGTCGAGTTTCAGTTAAACGTGGTGGCAGGGCGCATCGAAGCAGTTACGATTTATGGCGATTTCTTCGGTGCAGAACCGATTGCTCCCGTCGTTGCACGGTTGACTGGTGTGAAATATGAACGGCAGGCGATTATGACGGCGCTAGCACCGTTGGACTTAACCCATTACTTTGGTCGAATTGCCCCGGCGGATTTGATTGATTTGATCGTAGCGTCGTAG